The Streptomyces sp. CC0208 genome window below encodes:
- a CDS encoding TetR family transcriptional regulator, whose product MPQPAKSSRTPATPDAPESAAGNRAAAQRLKMRRELAAAAMELFSTKGYEATTVDEIAAAAGVARRTFFRHFRSKEEAIFPDHDDTLIRAEAVLNAAPAHEHPLDTVCRGIKEVMKMYAARPEISVARYKLTREVPTLREAEIASVARYERLFTRYLLGHFDEHAHDDDANDDPLLAEVAASAVVTAHNHVLRRWLRAGGQGDVEAQLDHAFAIVRKTFGTGIGAGRTATAQPPTAATVSTQGEVLVALARTDAPLDEVMRTIEQALKEHS is encoded by the coding sequence ATGCCCCAGCCCGCCAAGTCGTCCCGTACACCAGCCACGCCCGATGCGCCGGAGAGTGCCGCAGGAAATCGTGCGGCCGCCCAGCGGCTCAAGATGCGCCGAGAGCTGGCCGCCGCCGCGATGGAGCTGTTCTCCACCAAGGGGTACGAGGCGACGACCGTCGACGAGATCGCGGCCGCGGCCGGTGTCGCCCGCCGCACCTTCTTCCGCCACTTCCGCTCCAAGGAAGAGGCGATCTTCCCCGACCACGACGACACCCTGATCCGGGCGGAGGCCGTGCTGAACGCGGCCCCCGCGCACGAGCACCCGCTCGACACGGTGTGCCGCGGCATCAAGGAAGTCATGAAGATGTACGCGGCCCGGCCGGAGATCTCGGTCGCCCGCTACAAGCTGACGCGCGAGGTGCCGACGCTGCGGGAGGCGGAGATCGCCTCGGTGGCCCGCTACGAGCGGCTGTTCACGCGGTATCTGCTCGGGCACTTCGACGAGCACGCGCACGACGACGACGCGAACGACGACCCCCTGCTGGCGGAGGTCGCCGCGTCGGCCGTGGTCACCGCGCACAACCATGTGCTGCGGCGGTGGCTCCGGGCCGGCGGGCAGGGGGACGTGGAGGCGCAGCTGGACCACGCCTTCGCGATCGTGCGCAAGACCTTCGGGACCGGGATCGGGGCGGGCCGCACCGCGACCGCTCAGCCGCCGACCGCCGCGACGGTCTCCACCCAGGGCGAGGTCCTGGTCGCGCTCGCCCGCACCGACGCGCCGCTGGACGAGGTCATGCGCACCATCGAGCAGGCACTCAAGGAGCATTCCTGA
- a CDS encoding alpha/beta hydrolase — protein MRKRAAVLCGAAVVVAGTFTSVPADASAPHTTPSVHAAKLTWKKCGTADYPTLQCASLKVPLDHANPGGQQITLALSRVPHTAKKYQGPLLVNPGGPGGSGLTFAGFIASGLPKAVAAQYDVIGFDPRGVGKSKPALDCKPGHFNPVRPNSVPSTPAIERANLKRAQSFAAACGRKYASVLPYIDTISAVRDMDSIRQALGARRINYFGYSYGTYLGAVYAKLFPHQVRRLVLDSIVDPTGVWYDDNLAQDYAFNDRHRALMAWIAKYDTTYKLGTDPERIEAKWYAMRAALAKKPAGGKVGASELEDTFIPGGYYNGYWPYLAEAFAAYVNHKDTDPLVEAYENFAAVDASGDNGYSIYTSVQCRDASWPRDWRQWQKDNWDVYEKAPFMAWNNAWYNAPCAFWPTKSLSPVNIANGKLPPVLLFQATNDAATPYEGGVTVHRLLAGSSLVVEEGGGNHGVTLSGNTCLDTYLATYLTDGKVPRGGGEADAVCQALPDPKPLTAKAASTSSRGAALHRLLGSRG, from the coding sequence ATGAGAAAACGCGCAGCCGTGCTGTGCGGTGCCGCGGTCGTCGTGGCCGGGACCTTCACCTCGGTCCCCGCCGACGCCAGCGCCCCTCACACCACACCATCCGTCCACGCCGCGAAGCTCACCTGGAAGAAATGCGGCACCGCCGACTACCCGACGCTTCAGTGCGCGTCCCTCAAGGTGCCGCTCGATCACGCGAACCCGGGCGGGCAGCAGATCACCCTCGCGCTGTCCCGGGTCCCGCACACCGCGAAGAAGTACCAGGGCCCCCTGCTGGTCAACCCCGGCGGCCCCGGCGGCAGCGGTCTGACGTTCGCCGGGTTCATCGCCTCGGGCCTGCCCAAGGCCGTCGCGGCCCAGTACGACGTCATCGGCTTCGACCCGCGCGGGGTGGGCAAGAGCAAGCCCGCCCTCGACTGCAAGCCGGGTCACTTCAACCCGGTGCGCCCGAACTCCGTGCCGAGCACACCCGCGATCGAGAGGGCCAACCTCAAGCGCGCCCAGTCCTTCGCCGCCGCCTGCGGCCGGAAGTACGCGAGCGTGCTGCCGTACATCGACACCATCAGTGCCGTTCGGGACATGGACTCGATCCGCCAGGCCCTCGGCGCCAGGAGGATCAACTACTTCGGTTACTCGTACGGCACCTACCTGGGCGCGGTCTACGCGAAGCTCTTCCCGCACCAGGTGCGCCGCCTGGTCCTGGACTCGATCGTCGACCCGACCGGCGTCTGGTACGACGACAACCTCGCCCAGGACTACGCCTTCAACGACCGGCACCGCGCACTGATGGCCTGGATCGCCAAGTACGACACCACGTACAAGCTCGGCACCGACCCGGAGAGGATCGAGGCCAAGTGGTACGCGATGCGGGCGGCCCTCGCCAAGAAGCCCGCGGGCGGCAAGGTCGGCGCCTCCGAGCTGGAGGACACCTTCATCCCGGGCGGCTACTACAACGGCTACTGGCCCTACCTGGCCGAGGCGTTCGCGGCGTACGTGAACCACAAGGACACCGACCCGCTGGTCGAGGCGTACGAGAACTTCGCCGCCGTCGACGCCTCCGGGGACAACGGCTACAGCATCTACACCTCGGTGCAGTGCCGTGACGCCTCCTGGCCGCGCGACTGGCGCCAGTGGCAGAAGGACAACTGGGACGTGTACGAGAAGGCGCCGTTCATGGCCTGGAACAACGCCTGGTACAACGCACCGTGCGCGTTCTGGCCCACGAAGTCGCTGAGCCCGGTGAACATCGCCAACGGCAAGCTGCCGCCGGTTCTGCTCTTCCAGGCGACGAACGACGCGGCCACCCCGTACGAGGGCGGTGTCACGGTGCACCGGCTGCTGGCGGGCTCCAGTCTCGTCGTCGAGGAGGGCGGCGGGAACCACGGCGTCACGCTCAGCGGGAACACGTGCCTGGACACGTACCTGGCCACGTATCTGACCGACGGCAAGGTGCCGCGTGGCGGCGGCGAGGCCGACGCGGTCTGCCAGGCGCTGCCCGATCCGAAACCGCTGACCGCCAAGGCGGCGTCGACATCCTCGCGCGGCGCGGCGCTGCACCGGCTGCTCGGCTCCCGCGGCTGA
- a CDS encoding adenylosuccinate lyase — protein MDEELRSLTERLRRESGASAAFDRLVATEDPDELAGVLTEPGQPLWARELAAFRLGLAGDRRAFESLVLLLNHRDPPRCAAAAYALARLDDPRTARAAAALATNELRVAYALHPVRLLAELRAPESVPALITTLERRLHPRDPYRRVALACVEGLGTLADARARPVLHEALAHPSLAEAAVRALARIPRQR, from the coding sequence ATGGACGAAGAGTTGCGATCGCTCACGGAGCGCTTACGGCGGGAGTCGGGAGCGTCGGCCGCCTTCGACCGTCTGGTGGCGACCGAGGACCCGGACGAGCTGGCCGGAGTGCTCACCGAACCCGGACAGCCGTTGTGGGCCCGGGAACTGGCCGCGTTCCGGCTCGGCCTCGCCGGGGACCGCCGGGCCTTCGAGTCGCTCGTCCTGCTCCTCAACCACCGCGATCCGCCGCGCTGCGCCGCCGCCGCGTACGCCCTCGCGCGGCTCGACGACCCGCGCACGGCCCGCGCGGCCGCCGCCCTCGCCACCAACGAACTGAGGGTCGCCTACGCCCTGCACCCGGTCCGGCTGCTGGCCGAACTGCGCGCCCCCGAGTCCGTGCCCGCCCTCATCACCACACTGGAGCGCCGACTGCACCCGCGCGATCCCTACCGCCGCGTGGCGCTCGCCTGCGTGGAGGGGCTCGGCACGCTGGCCGACGCCCGGGCCAGACCCGTACTGCACGAGGCTCTCGCGCATCCGTCGCTGGCGGAGGCGGCGGTGCGGGCGCTCGCGCGGATCCCCCGGCAGAGGTGA
- a CDS encoding nucleotide sugar dehydrogenase — MSFSTPPAVGIIGLGYVGLPTALALLESGLTVIGLDVDAARLDAIREHRVDLVPDDHRRLRVHTGDGPGADRFVLTTDPTALRAAETVLICVPTPVDDHLVPDLRALSGACATAAAQAVPGQTLVLTSTSYVGTTRDLLLGPLAERGLRVPEDLSVAYAPERIDPGSTEHTQSTTPRVVGGVSPECTRRAADVLRRTGAEVHEVLSPEAAEMTKLLENTFRAVNIALANEFATICGELGLEALEVIQAAATKPYGFMPFFPGPGVGGHCIPCDPHYLLWQLREKRVASPLIDTAMTAIATRPHAVVQRARDVLADRGVPLRAARVLVVGVAYKPGVADLRESPSLEIMAALGESGAEVAYTDPLIPSVSVGGRWLRSEPEPGERDWDLVLVHCVHPRQDLSWIGDDVPVLDTTYRLQDFKHRAVV; from the coding sequence TTGTCCTTTTCCACTCCGCCAGCCGTCGGCATCATCGGGCTCGGCTATGTCGGGCTGCCGACGGCTCTCGCCCTGCTGGAGTCGGGTCTCACGGTCATAGGACTCGACGTGGACGCCGCCCGGCTGGACGCCATCCGCGAACACCGTGTCGACCTGGTCCCCGACGACCACCGCCGACTGCGCGTCCACACCGGTGACGGCCCGGGCGCCGACCGGTTCGTCCTGACCACCGACCCCACGGCCCTGCGCGCCGCCGAGACGGTCCTGATCTGCGTCCCGACCCCCGTCGACGACCACCTGGTGCCCGACCTGCGGGCGCTGTCCGGCGCCTGTGCCACCGCCGCGGCCCAGGCGGTCCCCGGACAGACCCTCGTGCTGACCTCGACCAGCTACGTCGGCACCACCCGGGACCTGCTGCTGGGCCCGCTCGCCGAGCGCGGACTGCGGGTGCCCGAGGACCTGAGCGTCGCCTACGCCCCGGAGCGCATCGACCCGGGCAGCACCGAACACACCCAGAGCACGACCCCGCGGGTGGTCGGAGGAGTGAGTCCCGAGTGCACCCGACGCGCCGCCGACGTGCTGCGGCGCACCGGCGCCGAGGTGCACGAGGTGCTCTCGCCCGAGGCCGCCGAGATGACCAAGCTGCTGGAGAACACCTTCCGCGCGGTCAACATCGCCCTGGCCAACGAGTTCGCCACCATCTGCGGGGAGTTGGGCCTGGAGGCCCTGGAGGTCATCCAGGCGGCGGCCACCAAGCCGTACGGCTTCATGCCGTTCTTCCCCGGTCCCGGAGTGGGCGGGCACTGCATCCCCTGCGACCCGCACTACCTGCTGTGGCAGTTGCGCGAGAAGCGGGTCGCCTCGCCGCTGATCGACACGGCGATGACCGCGATCGCCACCCGGCCGCACGCGGTGGTGCAGCGCGCCCGGGACGTCCTCGCCGACCGGGGTGTGCCGCTGCGCGCGGCCCGGGTGCTGGTGGTCGGGGTGGCGTACAAACCGGGGGTGGCCGATCTGCGGGAGTCGCCGTCGCTGGAGATCATGGCCGCCCTCGGCGAGTCCGGCGCCGAGGTGGCCTACACCGACCCGCTGATCCCCTCGGTGTCCGTGGGCGGGCGGTGGCTGCGGTCCGAGCCCGAGCCCGGCGAGCGGGACTGGGACCTGGTGCTGGTCCACTGTGTGCACCCACGGCAGGACCTGTCGTGGATCGGGGACGACGTCCCGGTCCTGGACACCACCTACCGGCTGCAGGACTTCAAGCACCGGGCGGTGGTATGA
- a CDS encoding 3-hydroxyacyl-CoA dehydrogenase, with protein sequence MATPLSDPSLSPLQTIAVVGLGTMGTGIAEVLARAGRNVVGIDISEAQTAKAVATLETATARAVERGRLTEQERADVLARVHVSTDLRAAADAGLVIEVAPESYEIKHQIFRELDGIVRPETILATGTNALSVTRLAADSARPERVLGLHFFNPAPAMKLVEVVSSVLTAPAAVTAVTDLALDLGKEPVAVGDRPGFVADGLLFGYLNQAAAMYEAKYASREDIDAAMRLGCGLPMGPLALLDLIGVDTARTVLEAMYAESQDRLHAPAPILKQLSEAGLTGRKSGRGFYTYEAPGSATVVRDALTPSESSAQAQGREVRSVGVAGSGTMASGIAEVFAKAGYDVVLAARSEEKAQTAKARIGKSLSRSVDKGRMTAEAAAQTLDRITAAGSYEAFADVDLAVEAVAEDLEIKRQLFQALDKVCKPGAVLATTTSSLPVVACARATSRPQDVIGMHFFNPAPAMKLVEVVRTVLTAEDVHATVREVCGRIRKHAVDCGDRAGFIVNALLFPYLNNAIKMVQEHYASLDDIDAAMKLGGGYPMGPFELLDVVGLDVSLAIEKVLHREFRDPGLAPAPLLEHLVAAGCLGRKTGRGFREYARR encoded by the coding sequence ATGGCCACTCCCCTGTCCGACCCCTCTCTGTCCCCTCTCCAGACGATCGCCGTCGTGGGCCTCGGCACCATGGGCACCGGTATCGCCGAGGTCCTCGCCAGGGCCGGCCGCAATGTCGTCGGCATCGACATCAGCGAGGCACAGACCGCCAAGGCCGTCGCCACCCTGGAGACCGCGACGGCCCGTGCCGTGGAGCGCGGCCGGCTCACCGAGCAGGAGCGCGCGGACGTCCTCGCCCGCGTCCACGTCTCCACCGACCTGCGGGCGGCTGCCGACGCCGGCCTCGTCATCGAGGTGGCTCCGGAGTCGTACGAGATCAAGCACCAGATCTTCCGCGAACTCGACGGGATCGTGCGCCCCGAGACGATCCTCGCGACCGGCACCAACGCCCTGTCGGTGACCCGGCTGGCCGCCGACTCGGCCCGCCCGGAGCGGGTGCTGGGCCTGCACTTCTTCAACCCGGCGCCCGCGATGAAGCTGGTCGAGGTCGTCTCCTCGGTGCTCACCGCCCCGGCGGCCGTCACCGCGGTCACCGACCTCGCCCTCGATCTCGGCAAGGAGCCCGTCGCGGTCGGCGACCGGCCCGGTTTCGTCGCCGACGGGCTGCTGTTCGGCTACCTCAACCAGGCGGCCGCGATGTACGAGGCGAAGTACGCCTCCCGCGAGGACATCGACGCGGCGATGCGGCTCGGCTGCGGTCTGCCCATGGGCCCGCTCGCCCTGCTCGACCTGATCGGCGTGGACACCGCCCGCACCGTCCTGGAGGCCATGTACGCCGAGTCCCAGGACCGGCTGCACGCCCCCGCCCCGATCCTCAAGCAGCTCAGCGAGGCGGGCCTGACCGGCCGTAAGTCGGGACGCGGCTTCTACACGTACGAGGCTCCGGGCAGCGCGACGGTCGTGCGGGACGCGCTGACACCCTCGGAGAGCTCCGCGCAGGCCCAGGGCCGCGAGGTCCGTTCCGTCGGGGTCGCGGGCTCCGGGACCATGGCGTCCGGTATCGCGGAGGTCTTCGCCAAGGCCGGGTACGACGTCGTGCTCGCCGCCCGCAGCGAGGAGAAGGCGCAGACGGCCAAGGCCCGTATCGGCAAGTCTCTTTCGCGCTCTGTCGACAAGGGCCGCATGACCGCCGAGGCCGCCGCGCAGACCCTGGACCGGATCACCGCGGCGGGCTCCTACGAGGCGTTCGCGGACGTCGACCTGGCCGTCGAGGCCGTCGCCGAGGACCTGGAGATCAAGCGGCAGCTGTTCCAGGCCCTGGACAAGGTCTGCAAGCCGGGCGCGGTCCTGGCCACCACGACCTCCTCGCTGCCCGTCGTCGCCTGTGCCCGTGCCACCTCGCGCCCGCAGGACGTGATCGGCATGCACTTCTTCAACCCGGCGCCCGCGATGAAGCTGGTCGAGGTCGTCCGCACGGTCCTGACGGCCGAGGACGTCCACGCGACGGTCCGCGAGGTCTGCGGCAGGATCAGGAAGCACGCGGTGGACTGCGGTGACCGCGCGGGCTTCATCGTGAACGCCCTGCTGTTCCCGTACCTCAACAACGCGATCAAGATGGTGCAGGAGCACTACGCGTCGCTCGACGACATCGACGCGGCGATGAAGCTGGGCGGCGGCTATCCGATGGGCCCCTTCGAGCTGCTGGACGTCGTCGGCCTGGACGTCTCGCTTGCGATCGAGAAGGTCCTGCACCGCGAGTTCCGCGACCCGGGTCTGGCTCCGGCCCCGCTCCTGGAGCACCTGGTGGCAGCCGGCTGCCTCGGCCGCAAGACCGGCCGTGGCTTCCGCGAATATGCCCGCCGCTGA
- a CDS encoding Rv2578c family radical SAM protein, whose amino-acid sequence MRWENLTESAEHGRADAALFGADAVVSRTFDTPEFAGITFHEIRARSIINRVPGASRMPFEWTVNPYRGCSHACVYCFARKTHSYLDLDTGLGFDSQIVVKVNAPELLRRQLGSRRWAGDHIAMGTNVDCYQRAEGRYRLMPGILAALRDHANPFSILTKGTLILRDLDLLRQAAAVTDIGISVSVGFTDPELWRTVEPGTPAPERRLDVVRTLGEHGIGCGVLMAPVIPFLSDTPAQLRATVRAIAASGATSVTPLVLHLRPGAREWFMAWLNREHPYLVRRYERLYADGAYAPKWYQRRITRQVHELAQEYGIGPTGAGMPRRIREPEPEVEPMSEPVQLTLI is encoded by the coding sequence ATGCGCTGGGAGAACCTCACCGAGTCCGCGGAACACGGACGGGCCGACGCCGCTCTCTTCGGCGCCGACGCGGTGGTCAGCCGTACCTTCGACACACCCGAGTTCGCCGGGATCACGTTCCACGAGATCCGGGCCCGCTCGATCATCAACCGGGTGCCGGGCGCCTCCCGCATGCCCTTCGAGTGGACGGTGAACCCCTACCGGGGCTGCTCCCACGCGTGTGTGTACTGCTTCGCCCGCAAGACCCACAGCTATCTCGACCTGGACACCGGTCTCGGCTTCGACTCGCAGATCGTGGTCAAGGTGAACGCCCCCGAGCTGCTGCGCCGCCAGCTGGGCTCGCGCCGCTGGGCCGGCGACCACATAGCGATGGGCACCAACGTCGACTGCTACCAGCGCGCGGAGGGCCGCTACCGGCTGATGCCGGGCATCCTCGCCGCCCTGCGCGACCACGCGAACCCCTTCTCGATCCTGACGAAGGGCACACTGATCCTGCGCGACCTGGACCTGCTCCGGCAGGCCGCCGCGGTGACGGACATCGGCATCTCGGTCTCGGTCGGCTTCACCGACCCGGAACTGTGGCGCACGGTGGAGCCGGGTACACCCGCCCCGGAGCGCCGCCTGGACGTCGTACGGACACTGGGCGAGCACGGCATCGGGTGCGGGGTGCTGATGGCGCCGGTGATCCCGTTCCTGAGCGACACTCCGGCGCAGCTGCGGGCGACCGTGCGCGCGATCGCCGCCTCGGGGGCCACCTCGGTCACCCCGCTGGTGCTGCATCTGCGGCCCGGCGCCCGGGAGTGGTTCATGGCCTGGCTGAACCGGGAGCACCCGTATCTGGTACGCCGTTACGAGCGGCTCTACGCGGACGGCGCCTACGCTCCGAAGTGGTATCAGCGCCGGATCACCCGTCAGGTCCATGAGCTGGCCCAGGAGTACGGCATCGGTCCCACGGGCGCGGGGATGCCCCGGCGGATCCGGGAGCCGGAGCCCGAGGTCGAGCCGATGTCCGAACCTGTCCAACTCACGTTGATCTGA
- a CDS encoding SRPBCC family protein, translating to MAQVEATTERIVAADAEKVFDAVADYSGTRSKVLPEQFSEYEVREGGDGEGTLVHWKLQATSKRVRDCLLEVTEPTDGELVEKDRNSSMVTTWRVTPAGEGKSRVVVTTTWQGAGGIGGFFEKTFAPKGLGRIYDSLLDRLAAEVEK from the coding sequence ATGGCGCAGGTCGAGGCCACTACGGAGCGGATCGTCGCGGCGGACGCGGAGAAGGTGTTCGACGCCGTCGCCGACTACAGCGGCACGCGCTCGAAGGTGCTGCCCGAGCAGTTCAGCGAGTACGAGGTGCGCGAGGGCGGCGACGGCGAGGGCACCCTCGTCCACTGGAAGCTCCAGGCCACCAGCAAGCGCGTGCGCGACTGCCTCCTGGAGGTCACCGAGCCCACCGACGGCGAGCTCGTCGAGAAGGACCGCAACTCCTCCATGGTCACCACCTGGCGGGTCACCCCGGCCGGCGAGGGCAAGTCCCGCGTCGTCGTGACCACCACCTGGCAGGGCGCCGGCGGTATCGGCGGCTTCTTCGAGAAGACCTTCGCCCCCAAGGGCCTCGGCCGGATCTACGACTCCCTCCTCGACCGGCTCGCCGCCGAGGTCGAGAAGTAA